One Leptolyngbya sp. CCY15150 genomic window, AGCCTTGAGCCGGCTATTGAGAATTAACAGGGTACTGTCTAGGCCTTGATGAAGGTCGAAGGGTTTCTTTTCAGATTCATGCAAGCGTGAAAAGAGCCGCAGAGATAACACAATACTGTTAATGCGTTCAGCCCCAACTTGTAGAGACTGTAAAACTTTAGGCAGATCCTCTTGGAGGAAGTCTAAATCGATGGTTGAAATTTGCTGCTGCAGGTTGGCGCTGGGCTGGGGTAGTTCGGCTTGATAGGCAGATAGTAAGGTGAGTAAATCGTTGGTATATTGCTTAACGTGGCTGATATTGCCGTAAATAAAACTAACAGGATTGTTAATTTCATGGGCGACTCCGGCAACCAGTTGCCCTAGAGAGGACATTTTTTCTGTTTGAATAAGTTGAGCTTGGGCTTGACGCAGATTGCCTAAAGCTTTTTGCAGTTCTTGGTTTTGGGCTTCTGTCGTCTGAGCGGCTTTTGTTAAATCATGGGTATATTCTTGAATGCGCTGAATGAGATTATTCAGGGCCTGCGCCAGCCAGCCAATCTCATCATGACTTGCAATCGGTGCTCGCAGGGTAAAATCTGCCTCAGTGGCAACCCGTTGGGCAATGTGGGTTACCTGTTCTAAGGGTTGGGCGATCGCCCGTGTGGTGCGAAGGGCTAATCCTCCGGCTACGGCTGCGGACAAGATCATACTCAGCACAATGATCAGCTTCTCCAACCCTTGGGCATCTTCCATTTCAACCGTGCCTTCCAGCTCTTGCTGCTGAGCCGTTTGGGTCAACTGGATGACTTGAGTATGCATCTCATCTATCTGGGCAGCTCTTGTGCCTGAGACCAGGTCTGTGAGATTAGCTTGGGCAATGGCTTGCTCGGGCTGCGATCGCGCCTCTATTAAGGCTTGAACTGCTGAGTTAAGGTCTGCCTCGTAGGTTTTCAGAGCTTGTGCATAGTCGTTGAGGATGTTGGTCATCACCTCTGGTGGTGCGGCGAACCAGGTAGGGTTGTTGTCTAAAAATGAGGTTAGGGCAAGCTGATTGGTTTCGACCTGGGATACGGCGGCTTGAAACTGAACCCAATGATCTTGATAGGGTTGATCGGTGTGAACCGCAAGGTCTAGGGCCAAGCTCTGAACTTGTGCGCTCTTGCCCGCTATTTCTAGCTGTCCTAAAAGTAAGGACTGGGTTTGCGCGTCTAAGAGCTGCGTGATTGCCTGCCCCTGATAATAATCGGCAAGCACCAAACCTAAGAGTGAGCCGGTTAAGCCAATCCCAATTGACCAGAAATAGCCAATGCCAATTTTCTGGTACATTCGCCAGTTACGAACCTGTAACAATCGCTGAGGAAATCGCGCTCGGTTCGGAGATAGGATTAACGCTGAAGATGTAGAGGATGGTTGTACAGAAAGGCGGTTTTCAGTTCCTTGGGCATCCTGCGATCGCTCCTGCATTCCTTTAGATTTGAGATCCATGTCATCCTGCGGATGTGCCAAAACACACAATAATTACGATTTCAAGACTACTATTCCCAGTTCATCGTTAACATTGTTCATCGTTAACGTTTTCAATCAGAGCATTTTCTGTTGAGATAAAGGGAATGGCGGCGTATGAAGCTTTTCGTCAGGGACTGGTTGGGGTAGGATGATGAGGGCGATAGGGTCTACTACTTGAGCGTTGTTTGCCCATGATAGACCATAGGGTCTGGCAGGCACACGACGTGAGAGTCTAGACCAAACCAAATCATAGCAAATTCATTGCCATATCCCCACAGATGAATCTGATTTCCGACAGGTCTTATGGATGGGAACGATTCTTGCGGCTGAAGTAGCCTCATTCGGCAACGCCCTTGAAGGAGCGGTGTTGCTGAACTGGAAGATGAACCTTTAGTTACAGAATTTGAAGCACAGAATCTGAAGCTCCGGGCAACATGTTGCGGAATCATACCGCCGTTCAGCATTGCTGAAGGAGTGGTATGCATCTGGGGGTATTGCTGAATTGATAGATGATTTGCCCTCATCCCCAACCCTTCTCCCCAGGGAGAAGGGAGCTAGGCTCTGTTTTAAAACCTGCTAAACCCCTTGATTTTTCGTACGAGAGAATCAGGGTTTGGATGAGTTTTAAAACACGCCCTAGAACTCCTGTCCCCTCTCTCTAGGGCTAGGGTGAGGGTGGATTGAGCCATTCATACTTGTTTCAGCAACGCCCATCTGGGATGGTGACTAAATCAGGTGTCCTCATGCAGATCTCCAACAGATTCTGCTTCAACCACAAGCACAGGCAGGGAGCTAGTCTCGACAATGGCTCGCGGTACAGAACCGACCAGGACGTCTTGGAATGAACGGTGCCCACGCTTACCCACAATGATTTCCGCTACACCATAGTCTTGAGCAATGCGAATAATTGTTTCTGGGATCACGCCTTCTCGGATCAAAAACTGGTGACGAATGTCGGCTAAGGTGTGTTTTACTTGGTCTCGCAGCCACACCATGCCCGGTACATCATCCATCTGTTGCACATACAGCACAATGACCTCGCCATCACTGCGTCGGGCCAGCTCGGCAGCTTTTTTCAGAACTTGAGGCGCTAGGGGCGATGTATCCACGGCAGCCAGCAGAACAATCCGTCGCTCGATCGCTACTTTGGTGGGATCGACCTCGCCCTGTTCTAGGAGTTTGGGGGCAAAGGTGGGAATGGCCCAGGCACCTAAGGGCGCAGTGATCAGGATAGATAGGGCAGCGATCGCCAAGATTGTTTCTCCGCCGGCAATACCCTGGGCTAAGGGAATCGCTCCGATCGCTGCCTGTACCGTGGCCTTAGCAGAGTTGCTGGGCAGCAGGAATAGACGTTCTCGAACTGTCCAATTACTGCCAAGGGTAGATAAGTACCAGCCTAGCGATCGCCCTACCAGGGTGCCAATAGCTAAGACTAAGAGTCCCGTCAACAACGTATCGCCTAGTACATCAAGCTGAATGCTGGCTCCTAGCAATACAAATAAGATAATCTCAGCGATCGCCCAGAGGCTATTAAAGCCACCACGTAGTCGCCGAGCTAGGGGCGCATCCAGCTCAATTAAGAAAAATCCTGTGGCCATGACCGCCAGGTAGCCAGAAAAGATCGGTACCGCCACCGCCACAATCACCAACAGCAGGGCAATGCTGGCCGCCACTAGGGAATCCTGCACCGCGTTTTGTGTCCAGTTTTGCTGAGCTAACACTGCCACCAGAAGACGGGCCGTGATCCAGCCTAGGAGCACCCCCAACCCAACCTGGATGACCACCTGCAGCGGCAGTAGGTAGATGGCATTGACCGTGAATCCACCGGGCAGGGTAAGAATCGCATCTCCCTGGGCGAGAAATGCCAGCAGGAGGCTAAACACCAGCAGCAATAAGACATCTGAGAGCGCGCTGCCGGTTAAAATAGCGTCGGGAATGCCCTTGTGTACACCCCAGCCTAGGCTTTTAAGCCGCAGCATGGCCGGTACAATCACCGCAGGCGATTCCGCTCCCAGGATGCAGCCCAGCAGCAGTCCGGTGGCTACGTCAAACTGAAACAACCAGATCGCCGCCAGCATGACCGCGATCGCTTCACAACTCGCCGGCAGAAACCCTAAGCGCAGGGCCACCGTTCCCTGCTGAGCTAGTTTCTCACGATCCAATCCCAGACCGGCTTTCATCAGAATCACCATGACGGCAATGGTGCGCAAGGCATCCGCAGAGCCAAGCACCTCATCACTGAGGACATGCCCCACCTGCGGCCCTAGAAATATGCCCGCTACCACCATGCCAACCAAGGCTGGAGCCTGCAGTCGCCGGGCTAGCTGCCCCGCGAAGAAGCCCATCAACAAAATCCAAACCATACTTGCTAACATAGCGCCACGTTGAAGTTGAGTAGAGAAACGTGGCTTGTGGTGGAAAAACTAAGGAAGCGATCGCCATAGCCCTACAGTTCCGCCCCAAGCCGGAAGAGTAGGAGCTATCAGCCATCTCGATCGCTTAAACCGGCAGATTTATCATGACCGGTATGAGCGCGGGGCGGTTTCGGCGAGCTCCATCGCCATCGCACTTTTTATACCATGGTTCGTTGGCCTCAGAAAAGGGTCAATCTAGAAGGATATGTCCAGCTATCCCGACCATGCTCCCCCAGAAACCTTTGCTGATGCCCTAGTGATGCCCTAGTGATGCCCTAGACCTAGCCTCCTAAAACCCTTCGTCAATGGTTCCTAAAATCACCATGCTCCCTTGATCAGAGAGGGTAGTGCCTGGACTCTGTCGAAAGAATTTCTCCATCCTGATCGAGAAACTTGGGGGGAAACCAAAGCTTGGTATCTGAGAATACTTTTTTGCGTTTACGCAATCGGTAGCGTGGGTGCTATTCCTACGAATTTTTACGGTCACTGCCCCCCTCGTGTATCCTCCATCAATCGTAGATTCCGAATGTTGAGTCAGGAGCTAACCTGCTTTTCACCGAACTACGATGGCCGGACGACTATAATTTGTTCCATCATTCGCATTTTAGAGAGTAACGCTGTGCACAATCGAAGAATACTGTCGCTGTCTCGTCGTCAAGTTTTGCGTGGCTTGCTCGCAACGACCGCGTTTGGCGTCACGGCTAAGTTGGGTACCGGCTGTAGCCCCAGCGGTGCTGGCGGTGGTGAAGC contains:
- a CDS encoding cation:proton antiporter, which encodes MLASMVWILLMGFFAGQLARRLQAPALVGMVVAGIFLGPQVGHVLSDEVLGSADALRTIAVMVILMKAGLGLDREKLAQQGTVALRLGFLPASCEAIAVMLAAIWLFQFDVATGLLLGCILGAESPAVIVPAMLRLKSLGWGVHKGIPDAILTGSALSDVLLLLVFSLLLAFLAQGDAILTLPGGFTVNAIYLLPLQVVIQVGLGVLLGWITARLLVAVLAQQNWTQNAVQDSLVAASIALLLVIVAVAVPIFSGYLAVMATGFFLIELDAPLARRLRGGFNSLWAIAEIILFVLLGASIQLDVLGDTLLTGLLVLAIGTLVGRSLGWYLSTLGSNWTVRERLFLLPSNSAKATVQAAIGAIPLAQGIAGGETILAIAALSILITAPLGAWAIPTFAPKLLEQGEVDPTKVAIERRIVLLAAVDTSPLAPQVLKKAAELARRSDGEVIVLYVQQMDDVPGMVWLRDQVKHTLADIRHQFLIREGVIPETIIRIAQDYGVAEIIVGKRGHRSFQDVLVGSVPRAIVETSSLPVLVVEAESVGDLHEDT
- a CDS encoding ATP-binding protein — its product is MDLKSKGMQERSQDAQGTENRLSVQPSSTSSALILSPNRARFPQRLLQVRNWRMYQKIGIGYFWSIGIGLTGSLLGLVLADYYQGQAITQLLDAQTQSLLLGQLEIAGKSAQVQSLALDLAVHTDQPYQDHWVQFQAAVSQVETNQLALTSFLDNNPTWFAAPPEVMTNILNDYAQALKTYEADLNSAVQALIEARSQPEQAIAQANLTDLVSGTRAAQIDEMHTQVIQLTQTAQQQELEGTVEMEDAQGLEKLIIVLSMILSAAVAGGLALRTTRAIAQPLEQVTHIAQRVATEADFTLRAPIASHDEIGWLAQALNNLIQRIQEYTHDLTKAAQTTEAQNQELQKALGNLRQAQAQLIQTEKMSSLGQLVAGVAHEINNPVSFIYGNISHVKQYTNDLLTLLSAYQAELPQPSANLQQQISTIDLDFLQEDLPKVLQSLQVGAERINSIVLSLRLFSRLHESEKKPFDLHQGLDSTLLILNSRLKAQSNREAIAIIKNYGDIPFIECYGGQINQVFMNILSNAIDALEERIALGSPQASTMSKPEPRKDCSRDHDPPSIHIQTRCLADHAVLVTIADNGSGIPDSIASKLFDPFFTTKPIGKGTGLGLAISYQIITEQHQGTLTCQSGLGQGTVFTIKIPVRGRAS